TGAAGAAATTCATTCCTAaccatgtttaataaatgaagccAAGTGTGTGGCATGTTGACCATctacttgtttgtgtgtgtgtgtgtgtgtgtgtgtgggtccagCAAAGACGGATCCAGACTTTAAGGCATTCCTGGACGAGAGGAACCCGAAGCAGCAGCACTCATCCACACTGGAGTCATATCTGATTAAACCCATCCAGAGAGTGCTGAAGTACCCGCTGCTGCTGCGAGAGctgtacacactcactgacccCGAGAGCGAAGAGCACTACCACCTGGAtggtaactctgtgtgtgtgtgtgagagagagagagagagagaaagagatttttTGTGAGAAACATTTCATATAGCTGGTCCCTTCATAAGTCTTCATAAGTCTGAAatcaaaaaagtgtgtgtgtgtctcacaatACATGTCTCACAATGTGAAAAAGTAGAGACAGTgaaatagaggtgtgtgtgtgtgcatgtgtgtgcgtgtatgtgcgtgtgtgtgtgaaagaaagagagagacagagagggagagatgtaTTGAGACACATTTAATATATTGGGTCCCTACAAGTCTGAAATCttaaaagtgtttgtgtgtgtgtgtgtgtgttttgcacagTGGCAGTGAAGGCTATGAATAAAGTAGCCAGCCACATAAATGAGATGCAGAAGCTCCATGAGGAATTTGGTGCCGTGTTTGACCAGCTCATCGCAGAACAGACCGGAAACAAgaaagaggtgtgtgtctgtgtgtgtgtctgtgtgtgtgtgtgtgtgtctgtgtgtgtgtgtgtctgtgtgtgtgtgtgtttgtgtgtgtgtgtgagagagagagagagagatagaattcagaggaattcacacacacacacacacacacagtgttactgAAGAAACTCAACTGTGATTGCAGGTAGCTGATCTGTCAATGGGAGATCTGCTGCTTCACACCATTCTGATTTGGCTCAATCCTCCATCATCGTTGGGAAAATGGAAGAAGGAGCCTCAACTCGCCACCTTCGGTACATCACACACCCCTGCTCTGATGATCAGTGCACTTTTTATCTGGTTTTAGTTGCATTTGATGTATCAAAATAAGATTAATCTTGTTTCTCTGGGGATACAGGCTGCAATTTGTTGTGCAGCACTTTGGGAAATGCATTTATAAGAAATGAATCAACTCTACTCGTTATTTTCCTCTAAAATCCTGTCTGCAAGAGTGTAGCTTTTTAcctccacactgctccaaacacacttcCTGTCTGCTCTTCGATCCTTTCATTAGCGGTGTTTCATTGTCTTCTTGCTTTCAGTGTTTAAAACAGCCGTTGTTTTTGTCTGCAAAGACGGCTccaaacaaaagaagaaaatggtGAGTCattcccttctttctctctcactcactctctctgtccttttttCAATTGTCATACCACTTAGTCTGACACAATGATAGTAAGACAAATTATGATGGCTGCCTCACactgttatctatctatctatctatctatctatctatctgtctgtctgtctgtctgtctgtctgtctgtctgtctgtctgtctgtcagggtGGATCACAACGTGCATCAGTATCAGGTGAAGACAGAGACCCTTTCCGTTTCCGTCACATGATCTCCACTGACGCCCTTCAAGTTCGAACACTGACTGGTGCAGGTAACAATCtgtgacaccacacacacacacacacacacgtatcacAGTAAGTATCACAGTGCACCAGTGTGTTTCCAGACTCTTCTGCCAAATTTGCAAACACAGTTAATGAAGCAACTTTAGTCCAAATCATGTTTCTCTGGGAATTTTTCTGTTCTTCACATAATGTTCACAACTTTTGTTACAAACTGCTAAACTATATGCACACTTTAgtcaccagccactttattaggaacacatgtgCTCATTcatgctgatctcctgggaataTCCCGCtaaacagtctctagagtttataatGGTgcgcaaaacaaaaaacatccagtgattTGGAATTCTGCAgcttgttgatgatgatggaagTCTGCAGCAATCGTGTTGAAcctctcagaacacacacaaacctgagaCCACATTTTTGTTCCATTCTGAGGTTTGATGTGAACCTTGATTCAGACCCTTGACCTGTTTTTGCACGATTTTATGTATTGCACTGCTTGGCAAACTTGCTGAGTGGATaagtgcatgaatgagcaggtgaaCGGGTGTTCCTGTTAAAGTGGTCGGGGCGGTGATGTATGGATTTGCCTTACAGATGGTGacagtgctgcagtgtgtgagatcatTCACGTGAAATCCGAGTCAGAAGGAAGGCCAGAGCGAGTGTTTCACCTTTGCTGCAGGTCTGTCCACCGGTGACTGAAATCATAAACACACCActacaaaaaaacatacacacacctacttgTATTAAAGTATATTAGGTGGTAGACTCACTAACTGTTTTCAAGTTCAATCCCTGGCTTGGATTTGCTTCTGAGTCACAGTCCATGAAGGACTTCCTGTGTCTCTGAATACTTTCCTCAATATTTACtacatgttttgtttatatttactaTGGTTTTATCCTGCCTGACAAGTCTTCTGTCTCTTGATGTGTCATAgatgagctctgattggctctctCTATATAGTTGTCCTGACATATTATCTGTACAGACTGTGAGTTAAAGTAAAATGTCCACAAATATTTACTCAACATTTTTGTGTTAACAGAAATATGTTAGATTGTTGGTATTCACTGTTTTTGGATGCGATACAAAATACCTCATGACCTCCCTCACTCAAacagttattcacttcacttgcaCTTTACTCATGTGTAGGCACTACAGTCAGTACAATGTTGGATGTAGAGCCACGAGTCCAAGAACAGAAGCCAAATGTTGGAGCTTCAACTGTTCAGATGgtgaattatttaaatatgaaataattcagGTTCTGTGCATCCTCTACTGTTGGATTCATTCTGTTGGCAAACTAGGTGTCTGAGGTCAGAAGAGGTAGGCCAAAATGTCCTGAATGTAAATGCAGTGTTAATTCTGTAGAACTTTAAAGAACCCCACACGTTCAGTACTATTGAATAGCTGATTATAGAGCGTTCTTGTGAAAGTTGATCCACATCTCGGATGCTTTATGGGAGTATACTAGCGATTTTGAAACATTTCCTGGCTAAAGATGTTTTCACAGCTGGCATTCTTCCGTTCGTTCATTCAGTTTCCTTCCACTTTTCTTGGTGGGGGTTGTAGTGGCAGTAGGCTGAGAAGGCCACATACATATCTAGTCTGTCAGTCACATGCCTGCCACTCAACAGGCATTACATCAGTCCTCTCATTTCTATTTATAAAGGTAGACAAAAATGTTGGTATATAGGTTAAGTGGGTGGGCCAGTTACCACGCCCTCACTTGTGGAAACTACCCCCATCTCTGGCTGCAGGGGTGGGCCTGGTATCCCTGATCCTGTCTTATTGTACCTTTCATTGGGGGTCTTTAGGACTGCTTTTTGTCTTAGTTCTTCCCCCTTGTGGCTTCACCACTGGTGGCACTACAGAACGCAGTACGCCCTgaggtatgccatgcaatatgAAGCTACatgttaaaaattaaaaatcttttgTACGTGAGATTCCTGCTGGAACCTTGGTCTCAAATAGCGTATGAGAGAATACGCTAGAATAGAGAATGCCTTTGTCCATAATTAAGGTTAGATTATAGTGCAGCATTTAGTGAGAATGTTGAGACTTTTATTCTTTATCTTCCTAAATTAGTTGATTGAAAAGGCTTAACAATCTATTGTATTTTCTggtgttttaatgatttaaagtcTCAACAGTTTTGTTATTGAAACACTGAACTAGCACATGGCCTTTTGCTGAGCTGATTTTATCGTAAGGTTTTATTTCATATCCACTTGATCTTCTTTGCCTGCTGTTGATCCTGAACACATCTTGGCTGAGACAGTAAGTGGATGAGTCTGCATAGTCACAAGCAGCTTGTAATCATTCCCAGTCGGCGATGCTCAGCCAGTTTTGGAGCATCCTAACTTTCTAAAATGTCCACATTTTGGCTGTAGTCCTAGTTGGTTTGACACTTCGTCTGTCTGTATTTGGATGCCATCTGTGTCGGTGCATAGCTGGATTTGTTGTGGGAAGCAATGGCTGGCTAGGATGAAATTATCCTAATAAGTCTACTGCTGATAAGTCTCACAAAGCAAAATTCTGTGGGAATCATTATTAATGCATATTCATAATATGAACTGAATTTAAGTCTCATAATGAGAGTACAGATGTATGGCATATTCCAATTTGGCATCAGTTTGCTATTTTGTAAATTGGACACTTAAAGCATATTATCACAAAATTATTGAGTTGCTGGAGTGTTGAAAATGTGGTCTATACGTTTTAAGACTCTGAGGTCTTAATCttcctgcattttttttgtcctggcTTGTGTTATTTCTTTAGTTCTCCCGAAAGCAAGAAGGATTTCCTGAAGACAGTGCACTCCATTttaagagacaaacagagacggCAGTTGATGAAGACAGAAAGTCTTCCTCCCAGCCAGCAGTACGTGCCATTTGGAGGGAAGCGTCTGTGTGCTCTGAAAGGAGCTAGACCTGCTATGAACCGAGCAGGTACACACAATCATGCTGAGATCACCTGGTAGACTTATTTATAGATTAACCTGCTAAAATGACCAGCTAACTTGCTCTCCATTTATACACAGCCTCTGCTCCAACACGTACTTTGGGTCGGCGCAAGCTAGTGCGAAACCGCTTCACCATTGACACGGACATTGTGTTCGACACTGATGCCGACGCCGACTCCCCAGACTCCCAGACCTCGCTACAGCCAGGTGACACAGACCGCTGGGTGGAGGAGCAGTTCGACCTGCAACGCTATGAGGAGCAAGCAAAAGAGACAGATTTACTGagcgatgatgatggtgacgatgAAGACCTCAGCCAGGAGATAGAAGGACCTGTGTCAGCCATGTCACTGGAGGACGAGGAAGAGGAAACTAAAACTGAAGGCAAAGACTGCAAATCCCAGCATGCTTTGAAGCTATCCCATCTCGGGAAGCAGTGTGCCATGTCCGTGGCCAGTGTAGATGAGCAGTCGGTTGTTGCTGATGAGGATGTGTGGGTGCGACGACAGATGAGCAGTACTGACAGCGATACACAGAATGAGTCACAGAGCTGAAGACTAGCCGACATTGCAGAATTACACGACAATAGAGTTTAGTCTCGAACACCATACAGCAGCAGAGAGTTCTCATAGCGATTGATGAGAGAAAATTGAGCCAGAAATGTAACACCCAGACTTTAAATACTAAAGGAAATACAACAACAATGAACACATTAGGCAAATGCTAATCCCTAGTGAGCAACACAGTCTTACTCTTGTGCTGCAAGAGCATACTTGTGTTACTCTTTCTAGGGGAAAGTCAACAAGGGCATGTTGAAAACAGGGCAGAAGTGCAAAAGCATtacatatataatgtaatacaaTACATAAACTCTCTTAATTAGCACTTTGGACATGCGATTACTTCACCTGTGTTAAGACACTTTACATTATTTCAGGTGTCTTCTTTAAATTTACACCACCCAAAAGGTAGGTGAGATTATTTGAATATTTCCCAGATGGAACATGAATATCTAGCCAACATCAGCttgatgtgtgtaatgtataattCCAAAACGtaaaacagtacagtgtgtgtgcattggcCAAttatcatgtttttgttttaaaaacattccCAGTGGATTGACTGCTGATTGGCTGTGGGTGTGAACCGATGTGCATGTTGCCCTGTGATGAACTGGCATCCCAAGTAGGGTGTATTTCCACCTCGCTTCCAGGGTTCCTGAGTTAGGctccatgaccctgaccaggatatgGATGATAACAGTAATGTTGAATTtcgtttgtatatatatatatatatatatatatatatatatatatatatatatatatatatatatatatatatagagcacCTTTCTAACATTCAACGTCATTGCCTAATGGCAATTCTCAGTCAGATATTTAATTGATATGTACAGTCccttccaaaagtattggaacaacaaGGCCAATTCTTtcgtttttgctatacactgacAACTTTTGATTTTGAGATCGAAAGATGAATACGAAATGataaatcatatttcagcttttattttctgatatctatatctagatgtgttaaacaacttggTACCCTTGGTGGCAGACCACTAACTTTTTTGCTCTTCCGAATGTCAGAAACGTTTTGGTGAGCCAATGTATTGGAACAGACGCCTTAAAGTAAACCAGACtgttgcattcttcttttgtgtTGCTTTTGCATGGTTCTAACTGTTCTCACCTGGGCAACAAGAAACGCCTGACCTATATTATTGATCACTTGAAAAATGGCTGGGTTCAGTTAAAGTTGCTTAGGTGTTTAACAGACCTAGATGTAAATATAAGGaactgaaagctgaaattctggtCTGTCATCTTGTATTAATCTTTCAATCTCAAATCAGTGTGTAACAAAAACGGTAAAATTGGCCGTGtcgttccaatactttcagaggggactgtatgTAGGTACAGTAGATATCTGCATTCATACCTATGTATCTATGGTTCTATGAATGAATGGAGGACTACCAGAGCATTTATTCCCTTTGGGACTACCAGAGTACTCCCATTTGCATGCTACTTTGCCATGTACTAACTTCCTTACCATGTTGTCCCTTTGTGACCTGCCCTTATTTGTGCAAGCAACCTACATTGTACTCTGGCTATTCTTATCAGCACAGGTTACCTTTTGGTCCAGAACAAAATGAAGTAACTTTTGGTCCACAATTGAATGAGAGattcagaaatgtaaaaaatgattaaaggaCCGTATCTTGAATCCTCTTTCCTCAACTCGTGCACAAGAAAAAAGCTGCAGACATGAGGTCACGGTCACAAGGTCATGCTCTTGGTACAGAACACATGGGTATATTCCACTAGTTCTATGGGTAGCCGCTCTGGTATTCTACTTCCTTTTATTAAAGACCACCAGGTTCGGTTGTGTTTGAAACTAATCTCAAAATCTTAAGACATCCATCCATAGACAAGTTAAAGTATTTACAACACTAACCGAAAAACCCAACTGATTACAGCACTACATTTAGCATCTTAAACCCACTTCCTTAACTCTTTGACAAGATAAGAATGGGAAAGAGGTCACAGACTTTGTTAGTAGTTCTCATTAAGGAAATGAGCAAATCGGAATAATCCGCTAGTCAAGAAGGAATCGGCCCAGATGAAACGGCAGCAGAACTAgattcttttacttttttttttttgttattattcttACAAAATTCTTAGTGTTTTTGGTTGGTACCATCGAAGAGCACTATcatggtggtgttgtgtaaacTGATGACTGATGCGTCATTGCCTGGAGGAAGGAGatgataaaacaaaaaacagtgttGTTGTGATGTCTTCCTTATTAGCGAACCATACGCATGTTACCAGATTCAGAAagaattgtttacattttgggGGAACTGGAATTTCATAATTGTCAGAAATATGGTGGTGTTGAGATGTTCATTATATCCTAAGTCTTACTTATGAGGTATAAAACCTCAaaggcagtttttttttcccaaaagttTGAATCAGTTCAGTGATCAACGATGTACAGAAACGTTACAGATGTCACAGTATGCTgtgataacacacactcacgctcacacacactctgctctgTCATACACTCCGTGGTTtattcagtgtatttatttacttattcatttttGCACAATCCTGGGGCTAGCTACACAAATCAGACTGCCAAATCGCTGCCATGTCCCAGTTTCTCCGTTTCGTCTTAAGcgccttttgttttttttatttattgtgtcaATCTAAAGTATAAAGAATCATTATTAGCCTCCtaaatattgttaaatattaAGTCTAATACTATGTACAGACGTTTTTGCTTAAagagcagcttttttttttaagttgtacACATTGCCATTTTATTCTCCAGTTTTTAAGaaagattttgtacatttgtacatatacagtacagtatatacataggtacacatatatatgtaagGTAAAAGGTGTAGGGGATCTTAATGATTATGtagcattttattttcaatttggCAACAAAATTTCCCGACTCAAGACTGGATAAATTTATGGTATGATGATCATTCATAAGGAAATGGATCACAGGATCAACTCCCAAAGtcacattttaaaagaaaacaatatataaagcCTGTTTTAAACCGCACGGAAAAGGCATACGTTTCACCTGCTAGCTAGAAATGCTCAGAAATACAATCTTATGTTATAAGTTATGCGATAAATTATATAGTGTTAACATATTTTCATAACAATTTTATAGTCAGCAGTCTGACCATAAACCCTACACATTTCAACATCCCTCTTATGTAAGTAAAGCACTAGCATTTTTTTAAACGAATTTTGAAAACGAAAGGAGAAAATTACACGTAAAACATTTCATTCTGGCTGCAgcgacctttttatttatttatttttggtatcTGATTgttaaggtttttattttttcccacacaGCTTATCCAGTAACTGTGGGTGTTTAGCTAGTTAGGTTCCAGATGTCTTTAGGTAGACTGAATGCTAAGATAAAGCAAAGTTAGaaggtaaataaaaacatttctgcctcagaactatatatatatatatatatatatatatatatatatatatatatatatatatatatatatatatataataaatttgaGGCATTTTTGGTAACAAAAATGAGACAAATTTTCCAGGCTGTTAATGATTCTGCTAACCTCAATCTTTAGCTAAATGTCTTtaggttcatttttttcttttgttttgttttttttcttggtaaCAATCATGCTAAACACTGACATTATAAAGCATGGTGGTCCTTTAGCGCTTGAGTTGAACATTTAACTGAAAAAGAGCCAGAAATGAATCCAAGCCAATTTACACCATtctggttaatggaacagtttccaTCCCAATTATTATAGTCGAGTAAAATACAGTCAACCCCTGCACCTTAAACGTTGGAGAAAGAGTGTTCAATATTAACATCAGTGTCTTCTGTTTACCTGTTTAATTTATTCCGTTATTATTTATCAGGAAAGTccattgtgttttgtttttctttgacCCTGAATAATGCTTTGTTTAACACCATAAATCCTGTTTTACTTGAATTTTCATTGCAATACTCAGTCCCttctgaatttctttcttttttttctcgttTTGGGTGTGTTGCAGCCAAAAACAATTGATTTGTTTTCCTTCTCGAAATTTGCAAGGCaactttttgtgctttttttccttcagaaaACATCTTGAATCGGTGAAATTGCAAGAATGCTTCTTTTAATCTCCTACCAGCGAAGACACATGTAATGTAAAGACTTTCTATCAGAGCTGTCTTCATGCTCCACACAGTAAGAGAGATTTGGCTGAGAGTGTGTcgtgatgtcacatgacacgtTTCGGCACAAATCTACGGAAAATCTGAACGATTTCTGACAGAACTGGTTCATTTTTAtgatcctggagggactgaatgGTGATGTTTAATTGACAACAGCTGTTTTTCTCATACCCGATTTAAATACACACTCCAAGACATAAAACTGTTGGTTTGAGGATAAAGCCGGCTTTACACTATGCGATTCCAGCACACTTTTATGATCATCAAACTACCCAAGATGTTTCTACTCAAATCTTGATGGAGTTCTCCATGTGTTCTCCAGCTTACATGAAAAAAGATCCTCTAATGTCATGTTGTGCTTACATCATCGATTGCATCATCACTGCTCTGATCCCACAGCCAAGGAAATCTTTACCAGTGTGTCATTTTCTTTATCTGCGACTCGGAAACCAGGCTGAAAATCTCCTAGCGTAAAGCCGACTCTAATCCTCTCCCTAACCCCATGTTCTTAATCCTCTCCCTGATCCGGGCCACACTTCTGTTTCGCTCAGAATATCATCTTAGCAGGCTAACAGATTAGCATGGCTTGATCACTAGCTAGCATGCTATCAATAAATATCTAGTATGCTTAGAAGCTGGCAGAGACAAATCAGTACTCATTTATTGATGGAGGCATAAAATCCTGAAGACTGACAATCAAatgatataattattttttttttttttgaaatatgAATTCACCCGTTGATTATAAGAATGCAATGAATTCTGGGTAAGTTATCTCCTGAGGTGTGCAAGGATATTGACCCGATCCTTCATCTTAATGCTGATCTTAATAGGATTCATGttaattatgattttttttttccatgttgaAAAATTCCAAATGTGCAAAATGCAATCAAGTTCAAGCAAAATGCGGGAGaagtgggagaaaaaaaacaatattttcgATGGATGTATTGTGGAATATtacttaatataaaatatacccATTGTGCTACAgaggtcatttttattttgtaattagaGCAGTGGATTGATattatatcaaataaaaattgTTTCGTAAATATCCTCAAACTGTGTGGGAGTTTCTGTACGATTTTTTCCCAAGACACCAAAAAAGTTATCTCCTCCTGTTTTATTGTGCTCATTTTGattattgaatgtctttgtcgtcttccactccacagtggaggttaatatgaagctcatataaaaAGTAGACcttcaggactttaagaatttgtagtgtttcagaaggatttcttttttcttagcctactaggggttaatatattaaaagaaaagttaccaatatattttgtatctccaaagtaaatgttgatatcaaacccatttctgctctctgtgatgctccaagtgcttgttcatctaaaaaaaaaaacacctcaaaacagtcctgacccgtcatgcactgtttattcggacacctttttatcagaaccagcattaaagtCTTGGAtctcacatgggccagccttcacttcccacgtgcatcaacgagtcttgaccgtccatgaccctgtcgtcaTTTCACCGCTTTGGCCCTTGTTAAACTCAaatctcaaatccttacgctcgtccatttttcctgcttctaacatatcaactttgaggacaaaatgttcacttgctgcctaatatatcccacccactaacaggatttgagcaagtttgaccaaattgtgatggctggatcagagcaccaaaactgcagttcttgtggggtgttcccggtctgcagtggtcagtatctatcaaaagtggtccaagaaaggaacagtggtgaaccggtgacagggtcatgggtagccaaggctcattgatgcacgtggggagcgaaggctggcccgtgtgatctgatccaacccTAACACTACATTCTACATTCAGCtatattgttatttattcaatatattgttatttattattaacattttattaaattttttgatcgatttttccattttcattctACTAATAATGATGAACGAAGCTCCAGGAAACTGTGAAAAACTCATGAGATGTGATAAAAAgatgctgttatttatt
The window above is part of the Hemibagrus wyckioides isolate EC202008001 linkage group LG17, SWU_Hwy_1.0, whole genome shotgun sequence genome. Proteins encoded here:
- the tiam1b gene encoding rho guanine nucleotide exchange factor TIAM1 isoform X5; amino-acid sequence: MCKDSVMSVLKRNRHSKRSSESIYGMLHLSTEQVAAFCRSLHEMNPSSEAASSSSSSSLPRQLSDADKLRKVICELVETERTYVKDLNCLIGRYLTPLQKESFLTQDELDVLFGNLPEMLEFQVEFLRTLEDGTRLVPDLEKLERVDQFKKVLFSLGGSFLYYADRFKIYSAFCASHTKVPKVLTKAKTDPDFKAFLDERNPKQQHSSTLESYLIKPIQRVLKYPLLLRELYTLTDPESEEHYHLDVAVKAMNKVASHINEMQKLHEEFGAVFDQLIAEQTGNKKEVADLSMGDLLLHTILIWLNPPSSLGKWKKEPQLATFVFKTAVVFVCKDGSKQKKKMGGSQRASVSGEDRDPFRFRHMISTDALQVRTLTGADGDSAAVCEIIHVKSESEGRPERVFHLCCSSPESKKDFLKTVHSILRDKQRRQLMKTESLPPSQQYVPFGGKRLCALKGARPAMNRAASAPTRTLGRRKLVRNRFTIDTDIVFDTDADADSPDSQTSLQPGDTDRWVEEQFDLQRYEEQAKETDLLSDDDGDDEDLSQEIEGPVSAMSLEDEEEETKTEGKDCKSQHALKLSHLGKQCAMSVASVDEQSVVADEDVWVRRQMSSTDSDTQNESQS
- the tiam1b gene encoding rho guanine nucleotide exchange factor TIAM1 isoform X6 encodes the protein MNPSSEAASSSSSSSLPRQLSDADKLRKVICELVETERTYVKDLNCLIGRYLTPLQKESFLTQDELDVLFGNLPEMLEFQVEFLRTLEDGTRLVPDLEKLERVDQFKKVLFSLGGSFLYYADRFKIYSAFCASHTKVPKVLTKAKTDPDFKAFLDERNPKQQHSSTLESYLIKPIQRVLKYPLLLRELYTLTDPESEEHYHLDVAVKAMNKVASHINEMQKLHEEFGAVFDQLIAEQTGNKKEVADLSMGDLLLHTILIWLNPPSSLGKWKKEPQLATFVFKTAVVFVCKDGSKQKKKMGGSQRASVSGEDRDPFRFRHMISTDALQVRTLTGADGDSAAVCEIIHVKSESEGRPERVFHLCCSSPESKKDFLKTVHSILRDKQRRQLMKTESLPPSQQYVPFGGKRLCALKGARPAMNRAASAPTRTLGRRKLVRNRFTIDTDIVFDTDADADSPDSQTSLQPGDTDRWVEEQFDLQRYEEQAKETDLLSDDDGDDEDLSQEIEGPVSAMSLEDEEEETKTEGKDCKSQHALKLSHLGKQCAMSVASVDEQSVVADEDVWVRRQMSSTDSDTQNESQS